The Microplitis demolitor isolate Queensland-Clemson2020A chromosome 8, iyMicDemo2.1a, whole genome shotgun sequence genome has a segment encoding these proteins:
- the LOC103580452 gene encoding supervillin isoform X2, translated as MVAAGANDLMAANEGSSSDSLARRPRTSTSNSIIGKKTASIRETKASRLRAASIVSPIDGSSLPRKTGFSDGVPAWSSHSAATLYNKQKSPMSSSSSLSQTSPRDRDKYHQRRYSTKMTEPEERFADPQNSDKNIRRSKRLALRAAGTKPSSASSDLNQCPLGVGHYHHHDSKDTRRVSNHQSTSDSVAVRASSSSSTSTTFASSSGTKRSTANRLGGHDSSEVLKQRVDALTARTRATMERVERLASSTSSSSSPSSSHAITPIESRTVSIRPGDYQISGIPQMVTSKSRTSAKQSSKTGCVVTSSAAASPSLLTTSNLSSSILKTINDEVQVISSSTLSSSRHQSALISILKHKSFDTETATTVESRPLVTVALESDKVINKKHGILKKRSSLDENEILRRRSNSPDVYAELSSLEYRPIFTNERRSSLDELVKRPRSPESHLTSILKRKTSGEDDREDIYSTEPQSILKRPSSGGVKLNSTGHHVSIAAAVAKTLGDTEFLNGGACTQVRPILKKKMSREESSSSDPPSLEPRPILKKKSSTESDEHEDKPKTILKSSKKNSEDSSNESEAVSPKKLSVLKNRALQRRTNSLPECDAVRSILKNSSSGRSRSIDATRDLCLRKRARSVGHEHSSHDDWSEMYDNTDKDIIDVDCRPTSISSSLRCNNFTSSIAPIVSFKLPSREDEVIYCDSNAEDSATNDDETNSTNINSNNKLNDNIVKLRRARHISRRYRNRKELTNTIDVLQTLPSTVVIDSSPSVKLLELRKVKADEKPAVEKMHVIGINKDTEKLDSSTLENRRQICTLSGRNVSQMALRFKAVEEERVKITSVKESKLPRRNCHQQRQRNDALGQPHSRDLYDRFVTQPVTYQEVHEAVLQNQGIDKIAGMKSLDAAPVRRQDLKTDDVDPSKLSLAERVKFFNRRIATETISKSDVTLDRAQRRMNSRFRTQPVTLEEVEVASRSIPSKTDNFKKLPDESLGTAAIPETISLSNTDQPKGILKSSSLHALGIRQKQQDFIPVSGSSSSSSSDVDVDVDIACCVNNNKISYSREQEPRIVKQCEESESYNEYCTDVNDGVILRNKNFSRVCESTRVVVMNSNSVKRDNTVPSSEFIDSNNSCNSISNTTSSSSSSSNTIIDSDKLKKNLKQRILNTSKFRRKSESESILNEDNTLASKKNLRPVSVVNSVDFPSMSIADRLAALQRSGTTDWKRRVTTETVPLIIADKSMDNDSKKSSDLCQTEKEDLAIKQRRLADRLEKLESAAEGWRKRVVVTDALTFSVAGKMRVELPDSLNSHPKLFDSMGNSCVSDGKKKIPRPDHRKGSAKDTATVMSEDSGEESKTNGRPSTVQYVTRPDDETFTSFFDSLSVEKCREESIDVDESDFDVITPYSELLGTRRTTKFKRRHVSSRNPIKILAARTDIKDEYTEINTGVAERVMKMTNIEKLAQNSTLAVEALAGLASTENFNAITLKNVSDEVAFGNNSKLRSYKDLMLILVKGRRHVQVRLVEPVAASVNSGDNYILVTRSELYHYSGKFSNVIEKSRAADIASRIQRHKDLGCHAARVVTIHEGKTTGAVTDTENFWRLLGEEDINADVVEAGHPDEDELYESALIATNVVYEVVNDELIPLDKYWGTIPKIKILDPSKILVFDFGSEMYIWHGKIASMEKRRVATRLAQDLWDEGYDYSDCTACPIDAAKIIGRRAVTPAAVKKNIKRPEWCLIAKLTQHTETILFREKFLDWPNAAGVIKVKKPEEKEQVDGKIIVEPPDVNLMLQPNDTPVDLILEGCHLGRGSGWFDQEFSRQYLVMTTNVTVWHIDEYSYSQLNDSSVGQFFTGDSYIVRWMYTITVTGRELSGLPSKHAVEGRDRCAYFIWQGRNASLNKQGTAALLTVELDKEQGPQIRVVEGNEPAAFLNLFKGGMVIHSGKKSDKRNYNKLRIYVSRSAEKSETCLIEVPCSPRQLKSRGSLVFLDSKSEKISVWYGRHSLSHIRENALHAAGKLKDNCPPEAGLGDCNPSICEIYEGEEPEEFLNGVMNRKLHMTLNRKSIPHHTPRLFHFSSLSGEFTATEILCPHRSKEPTPFPFLQEELYQVNQPALFLLDNKDEVWLWQGWWPDTGEEDQTGSGAVRWQAERKAAMTVAIDYWKKMQTHSSIKKCCVYLVWAGLEPLEFINLFPTWTDRDDIAELNIKDGRAPGEILSVESELARLMQRTYPPAQLLQRPLPEGVDPTSLELYLSPQHFLELLGMSIEEFKELPAWKQIDIKKKIGLF; from the exons ATGGTAGCAGCTGGAGCTAATGATTTGATGGCTGCTAATGAGGGCAGCTCATCTGATAGTCTGGCCAGAAGACCAAGAACCAGTACTTCAAACAGTATta TAGGAAAAAAGACTGCCAGCATCCGCGAAACCAAGGCGTCGAGACTTCGTGCTGCATCAATAGTATCTCCAATtg atgGCTCAAGTTTGCCAAGAAAAACAGGATTTTCCGACGGTGTGCCGGCCTGGAGTTCACACTCGGCTGCTACCTTGTACaataaacaa AAAAGTCCAATGTCTTCGAGTAGCAGCCTTTCTCAAACCTCGCCGAGAGACAGAGACAAATATCACCAGAGGCGATATTCCACAAAAATGACTGAGCCCGAAGAGAGATTTGCTGATCCACAAAATA gTGACAAAAATATCCGTCGTTCAAAACGATTGGCACTAAGAGCTGCCGGGACAAAACCGTCATCAGCTTCTAGCGATTTAAATCAGTGTCCGTTAGGCGTTggtcattatcatcatcacgATTCAAAAGACACGCGACGGGTCAGTAATCATCAAAGCACATCCGATTCAGTAGCAGTACGTGCGTCGTCCTCGTCATCTACATCAACGACATTCGCTTCCTCATCCGGCACGAAACGTTCCACTGCAAACCGACTCGG CGGTCACGACAGCAGTGAGGTTTTGAAGCAGCGGGTCGACGCGCTGACGGCACGCACAAGAGCTACCATGGAACGTGTAGAAAGGCTCGCTTCCTCgacttcatcatcatcatcaccatcttCCTCCCACGCGATTACACCCATTGAGAGTAGAACTGTCAGTATAAGACCTGGTGACTATCAAATCTCTGGTATACCTCAAATGGTCACGTCTAAATCGCGCACCAGTGCCAAGCAATCGTCCAAGACTGGGTGTGTTGTCACATCGAGTGCGGCTGCATCGCCGTCATTATTAACGACGTCCAATTTATCATCGTCTATTCTCAAGACAATCAACGACGAGGTCCAAGTCATATCATCATCAACACTATCATCAAGTCGACATCAATCAGCGCTTATTTCTATACTTAAACACAAGTCATTTGATACTGAGACCGCGACTACGGTTGAGTCTCGTCCACTTGTTACAGTAGCACTAGAAAGTGATaaagttatcaataaaaaacacgggatattaaaaaaacgaaGTAGTTTAGATGAAAACGAGATATTACGGCGACGAAGTAATTCTCCAGATGTATATGCGGAATTAAGTAGTTTAGAATATCGACCAATATTTACAAACGAACGTCGTTCGTCTTTAGACGAGCTCGTAAAACGTCCACGCAGCCCGGAGTCACATCTGACGTCTATTTTAAAACGTAAAACTTCTGGAGAAGATGATCGTGAAGATATTTATTCGACTGAGCCACAGAGTATCTTAAAGCGACCATCCTCTGGTGGTGTAAAGTTAAATTCCACTGGTCATCATGTCAGTATTGCTGCTGCCGTTGCCAAGACCCTCGGGGATACGGAGTTTCTGAATGGCGGCGCTTGTACCCAAGTCCGTCcgattctcaaaaaaaaaatgagccgCGAGGAATCATCATCTAGTGACCCGCCGTCTCTTGAACCCCGgccgattttgaaaaaaaaatccagcaCTGAGTCCGACGAGCACGAAGACAAACCCAAGACGATATTAAaatcatcgaaaaaaaattccgaagATTCTAGCAATGAATCCGAGGCTGTTTCGCCAAAAAAACTTTCAGTGTTGAAAAATCGCGCACTGCAACGTCGCACCAATAGCCTGCCAGAGTGCGATGCAGTCCGTTCAATACTTAAGAACTCATCTTCCGGTCGATCGCGATCCATCGACGCAACGAGGGATCTGTGTCTGAGGAAACGCGCCCGGTCCGTTGGCCACGAGCACTCGTCCCACGACGACTGGAGTGAAATGTACGATAATACTGATAAAGATATTATTGACGTTGACTGTAGACCCACTTCAATCAGTTCATCATTACGTTGTAACAATTTCACTTCATCCATTGCGCCTATAGTCTCATTCAAGTTACCCAGTAG AGAAGACGAAGTAATTTATTGTGATTCAAATGCTGAAGACAGTGCAACCAACGATGACGAAACAAATTCAACAAACATCAAcagcaataataaattaaatgataatattgtTAAGTTACGTCGTGCACGTCATATATCACGACGCTACAGAAATCGTAAAGAATTAACTAATACCATTGACGTCCTTCAAACACTGCCCAGTACTGTCGTAATAGACAGCAGCCCGAGTGTTAAATTATTGGAGCTGAGGAAGGTGAAGGCAGACGAGAAGCCGGCGGTTGAAAAAATGCATGTCATCGGAATAAATAAGGATACAGAAAAATTAGATTCGTCGACATTGGAAAATAGAAGACAGATTTGTACTCTCAGTGGTAGGAATGTATCACAAATGGCGTTACGTTTCAAGGCTGTGGAAGAAGAACGGGTTAAAATTACGAGTGTGAAGGAGAGCAAGTTGCCACGGCGTAACTGCCACCAACAACGACAGCGCAATGATGCATTAGGGCAGCCTCACTCTCGAGATCTTTATGACAGGTTTGTTACCCAGCCAGTTACTTATCAGGAGGTGCACGAAGCAGTGCTCCAGAATCAGGGAATTGATAAAATTGCTGGTATGAAATCGCTTGACGCTGCTCCTGTCCGGAGGCAAGATTTAAAAACTGATGACGTCGATCCGTCGAAACTGAGCCTTGCTGAgcgagttaaattttttaatcggcGCATTGCCACTGAGACCATCAGCAAATCTGACGTTACACTCGATCGGGCGCAAAGGAGAATGAACAGTCGGTTTAGAACTCAGCCAGTTACTTTAGAAGAGGTCGAGGTCGCGTCAAGAAGCATTCCATCAAAAacggataattttaaaaaacttccTGATGAATCTCTCg gaACTGCCGCGATACCGGAAACTATTTCGCTGTCAAATACCGATCAGCCTAAAGGAATTTTGAAATCTTCAAGTTTACACGCACTAGGAATTCGTCAAAAGCAGCAAGATTTTATTCCAGTATCTGGATCCTCTTCAAGCTCATCATCAGATGTAGATGTAGATGTAGATATTGCTTGTtgcgtaaataataataaaatatcgtacTCGAGAGAACAAGAACCACGGATTGTTAAGCAATGTGAAGAGAGTGAGTCATATAATGAATACTGCACAGACGTAAACGATGGAGTTATTTTacggaataaaaattttagtcgtGTTTGTGAATCAACTCGAGTAGTTGTGATGAACAGCAACAGTGTCAAGAGAGACAATACAGTGCCTTCATCAGAGTTtattgatagtaataatagttGCAATAGTATAAGTAACACTACCAGTagcagcagtagcagcagTAATACGATAATCGACAgtgataaattaaagaaaaatctaaaacaGCGAATTTTAAATACCAGCAAATTCCGACGTAAATCTGAAAGTGagagtattttaaatgaaGACAATACTTtagcaagtaaaaaaaatctcagacCAGTATCGGTTGTAAATTCTGTTGATTTTCCGAGCATGAGTATCGCCGACCGTCTGGCTGCACTTCAGCGCAGCGGCACAACTGATTGGAAGCGCCGAGTGACAACTGAAACTGTGCCTCTAATTATTGCCGACAAGTCCATGGACAAT GATTCCAAGAAGAGCAGCGATCTTTGTCAAACAGAGAAAGAGGATCTGGCGATTAAGCAACGGAGATTAGCTGATCGGCTGGAAAAATTGGAATCAGCGGCTGAAGGCTGGCGCAAACGGGTCGTTGTAACAGACGCGCTTACTTTTTCAGTCGCCGGTAAAATGAGAGTGGAATTACCTGACTCACTTAACTCACATCCTAAGCTCTTTGATTCAATGGGCAACTCTTGTGTTTCTGatggcaagaaaaaaattcctcgGCCTGACCACAGGAAAG GAAGTGCTAAAGACACAGCGACAGTAATGAGCGAGGATAGCG gCGAGGAGTCAAAGACAAATGGCAGACCGAGCACAGTCCAATACGTTACTCGTCCCGATGATGAGACTTTCACTTCGTTTTTTGACAGTCTCTCTGTAGAAAAGTGTCGGGAAGAAAGTATCGACGTTGATGAAAGTGACTTTGATGTCATTACTCCATACTCTGAGTT ACTCGGTACACGAAgaacaacaaaatttaaacGGCGACATGTTTCTTCAAGaaatccaattaaaatattggcTGCGCGGACGGATATCAAGGATGAATATACTGAAATAAATACTGGTGTCGCTGAAAGAGTTATGAAGATGACAAACATTGAAAAAC TTGCTCAAAATTCAACTTTGGCTGTGGAAGCACTAGCCGGTCTAGCTTCGACGGAAAATTTCAATGCGATAACTCTGAAGAATGTCAGTGATGAGGTTGCGTTTGGTAATAATAGTAAACTACGTTCTTACAAAGACTTGATGCTGATACTAGTGAAAGGTCGCCGACACGTTCAAGTCCGTCTAGTCGAACCTGTGGCTGCGAGCGTAAACTCTGGTGACAATTACATTCTGGTAACAAGATCAGAGCTGTATCATTACTCAGGAAAATTCAGCAACGTCATTGAGAAGTCTAGAGCTGCTGACATAGCATCGAGGATACAGAGACACAAAGACCTGGGCTGTCATGCTGCTCGTGTGGTGACAATACACGAGGGCAAGACGACGGGAGCGGTGACAGACACGGAGAACTTTTGGAGACTTCTAGGCGAGGAGGATATTAATGCTGATGTCGTTGAAGCTGGACATCCTGATGAAGATGAACTGTACGAGTCGGCATTAATTGCTACCAACGTTGTCTACGAAGTTGTCAATGATGAACTGATACCTCTGGATAAATACTGGGGTACGATACCAAagataaaaatacttgatCCCAGTAAAATTTTAGTCTTTGATTTTGGTAGCGAGATGTACATATGGCATGGAAAAATAGCTTCCATGGAGAAGCGTAGGGTGGCAACACGGTTAGCACAAGATCTGTGGGATGAAGGGTACGACTATTCGGACTGTACTGCCTGTCCAATAGATGCTGCTAAAATAATTGGACGGCGCGCTGTTACGCCAGCTGCTGTAAAGAAAAACATAAAACGTCCCGAGTGGTGTTTGATTGCTAAATTAACTCAGCACACTGAGACGATACTCTTccgtgaaaaatttcttgattgGCCAAATGCCGCTGGAgttataaaagttaaaaagccGGAAGAAAAAGAACAAGTTGATGGTAAAATAATTGTCGAACCACCTGATGTTAATTTAATGCTTCAGCCAAATGATACGCCTGTTGATTTGATACTCGAAGGCTGTCATCTGGGCCGCGGAAGCGGTTGGTTCGACCAGGAATTCAGTCGTCAGTACTTGGTAATGACCACGAATGTTACTGTGTGGCACATTGATGAGTACTCTTATAGTCAGTTGAATGATAGTTCCGTTGGACAATTTTTCACGGGTGATAGTTACATTGTTCGGTGGATGTATACTATCACCGTTACGGGACGCGAACTGAGTGGATTGCCATCAAAACACGCAGTTGAAGGCCGCGATCGGTGCGCGTATTTTATTTGGCAAGGCAGAAATGCCTCGCTTAATAAACAGGGTACTGCTGCCTTGCTCACCGTCGAACTGGACAAAGAGCAAGGCCCTCAAATACGCGTAGTCGAAGGCAATGAACCCGCGgcttttcttaatttatttaaaggcGGTATGGTAATTCACTCGGGAAAAAAATCCGACAAACgcaattacaataaattacgTATTTACGTTAGTCGGAGCGCTGAAAAATCCGAAACTTGTTTAATTGAAGTTCCATGTAGTCCGCGACAATTAAAGAGTCGGGGATCTCTAGTCTTCCTTGACAGTAAGtctgaaaaaatttccgtGTGGTATGGACGGCATTCGCTTTCTCATATTCGTGAAAATGCTTTACATGCTGCTGGGAAACTGAAAGATAATTGTCCGCCTGAAGCCGGGCTCGGTGATTGTAACCCGAGTATCTGTGAAATATACGAAGGTGAAGAACCCGAGGAGTTTTTAAATGGCGTGATGAATAGAAAATTACACATGACTCTCAACAGAAAGAGCATCCCGCACCATACGCCAAGACTCTTTCACTTTTCGAGCCTGTCGGGAGAATTTACAGCGACTGAAATTTTGTGCCCACATCGATCCAAGGAGCCGACGCCTTTTCCGTTTTTACAAGAGGAGCTGTACCAAGTAAACCAGCCAGCTTTATTTTTGCTGGACAACAAAGATGAAGTTTGGCTGTGGCAGGGCTGGTGGCCCGACACCGGCGAAGAGGATCAGACAGGAAGTGGCGCTGTAAGATGGCAAGCTGAACGAAAAGCTGCTATGACAGTTGCTATTGACTACTGGAAAAAGATGCAGACACACTcgagtattaaaaaatgttgcgTTTATCTCGTGTGGGCCGGGCTGGAACCGCTTGAATTCATAAATCTTTTTCCCACTTGGACTGATCGTGATGACATCgctgaattaaatataaag GATGGTCGTGCTCCTGGTGAAATACTTTCTGTTGAAAGCGAGCTGGCTCGTTTAATGCAACGTACTTATCCACCTGCTCAATTACTACAACGACCGTTACCTGAAGGTGTTGATCCGACTTCATTAGAATTATATTTGTCTCCGCAACACTTTTTG gaACTACTGGGTATGAGCATAGAAGAATTTAAAGAACTTCCGGCATGGAAGCAAATagatattaaaaagaaaatcggCCTTTTTTGA